One region of Rana temporaria chromosome 9, aRanTem1.1, whole genome shotgun sequence genomic DNA includes:
- the C5AR1 gene encoding C5a anaphylatoxin chemotactic receptor 1 translates to MNNTDGSNYGVNYDNDIYNDLDDILHTVLNGTESPKDPQLYSISPAGWFAMVVYCIVFVLGVPGNGLVVWVTTFEMKRTVNSVWFLNLAVADLLCCFAAPFSIMWIALGHWPLGLFACKTIPSILLVNMYASVLLLTMISIDRCALVLKPVWCQNKRTVNKAYVACLVMWILAITLSTPSFVHRHIAKKNFGEIICVYDYSSLNDQRQNVENFIAIFRLLMGFVIPFVVITACYSVLLGKVSGRYTQSTKTWKVILIVIIGFFVCWLPYHVAGLFLAVHKTDSKLYESFENLDAIFIALAFVNSCINPIIYVLAGREFKSKFKRSIRFILKNALAEDSHIHPFDISVAPGDAAIKADLHCIGAQETKNTS, encoded by the exons ATGAATAATACAGATGGCAGCAACTATGGCGTCAACTATGACAATGACATCTATAATGACCTTGATGACATATTGCATACCGTCCTTAATGGAACTGAATCTCCCAAGGATCCACAACTttacagcatttcccccgctggtTGGTTTGCAATGGTCGTATACTGCATAGTGTTTGTCCTCGGTGTTCCTGGCAAtggtctggtggtgtgggtaACCACCTTTGAAATGAAAAGGACAGTGAATTCAGTTTGGTTCCTAAACCTGGCAGTGGCAGACCTTCTGTGTTGTTTTGCAGCACCATTTTCAATCATGTGGATAGCCCTTGGacactggccactgggtctttttgcCTGCAAGACGATCCCTTCTATATTATTGGTCAACATGTATGCTAGTGTCCTTCTCCTCACTATGATCAGTATTGACCGTTGTGCCTTGGTCCTCAAACCTGTGTGGTGCCAAAACAAGAGAACCGTGAATAAAGCATATGTGGCATGCTTGGTAATGTGGATCTTGGCCATCACTCTGAGCACTCCTTCCTTTGTGCATCGACATATAGCTAAGAAGAATTTTGGAGAAATCATTTGTGTCTATGATTATTCTTCCCTTAATGATCAGAGACAGAACGTGGAGAATTTTATTGCTATTTTCCGATTATTAATGGGTTTTGTCATCCCATTTGTAGTCATTACTGCTTGCTACAGTGTGCTTTTGGGAAAAGTGAGTGGACGATACACCCAATCTACTAAGACATGGAAGGTGATCCTCATTGTGATTATTGGGTTTTTTGTCTGCTGGCTTCCATACCATGTTGCTGGACTTTTCCTAGCTGTGCATAAAACCGACTCAAAGTTATATGAATCATTCGAAAATTTGGATGCAATTTTCATCGCACTGGCCTTTGTCAACAGTTGTATCAACCCAATTATTTATGTGCTAGCAGGTCGGGAGTTCAAAAGCAAATTCAAAAGATCCATTAGGTTTATTCTTAAGAATGCCCTGGCGGAAGAT AGTCACATCCATCCTTTTGATATTTCGGTGGCACCAGGGGATGCAGCGattaaagcggatcttcactgCATTGGAGcacaagaaaccaaaaacactagttaa